A genomic stretch from Ammospiza nelsoni isolate bAmmNel1 chromosome 32, bAmmNel1.pri, whole genome shotgun sequence includes:
- the ASPDH gene encoding aspartate dehydrogenase domain-containing protein translates to MEEQPQTRRVGILGYGQLGQFLVSQLLSHGPSVGLSLAFVWARRWEALEALPPALRLRDLSDLPSTGVDLVVEVAHPCVTQEHGEDILGHADLMLGSPTALADAVTEGRLRAAAARGGHTLYVPRGALWGCEDIARMDRAGTLQALKVTMTKAPGSFRAQGWLSPRVAAAVASGTRTVLYEGPLRPLCPLVPNNVNTMAAAAVAAPHLGFDGVTACLVADPSVPDCHIIDVEVTAVPEGGRSLTVTSTRRNPAEPGRVTGSATRHSFWSSVQACTGHGGCVKIC, encoded by the exons ATGGAGGAGCAGCCGCAGACTCGGCGCGTCGGGATCCTGGGATACGGACAGCTCG ggcagttCCTGGTGTCGCAGCTGCTGTCGCACGGTCCGTCCGTCGGTCTGTCCCTCGCCTTTGTCTGGGCTCGCCGCTGGGAGGCGCTGGAGGCGCTGCCGCCCGCTCTGCGCCTGCGCGACCTGAGCGACCTGCCCAGCAC GGGGGTGGACCTGGTGGTGGAGGTGGCACACCCGTGTGTGACACAGGAGCACGGCGAGGACATCCTGGGACACGCCGACCTCATG CTGGGGTCCCCCACGGCGCTGGCCGACGCCGTCACCGAGGGGCggctgcgggcggcggcggcgcgcggGGGCCACACCCTGTACGTGCCCCGGGGGGCGCTGTGGGGCTGCGAGGACATTGCCCGCATGGACCGCGCAGGGACgctgcag gCGCTGAAGGTGACAATGACCAAGGCCCCCGGCAGTTTccgtgcccagggctggctgtccccGCGCGTGGCGGCCGCGGTGGCCTCGGGGACACGCACGGTGCTCTACGAGGGTCCCCTGCGCCCGCtctgtccccttgtccccaaCAACGTCAACACCATGGCGGCCGCCGCGGTGGCAGCGCCGCACCTGGGCTTCGACGGCGTCACCGCCTGCCTGGTGGCCGACCCCAG tgtccccgaCTGTCACATCATCGATGTCGAGGTCACCGCCGTCCCCGAGGGCGGCCGCTCGCTGACCGTCACCAGCACCCGCCGCAACCCCGCCGAGCCCGGCCGCGTCACCGGCAGCGCCACCCGCCACAGCTTCTGGAGCAGCGTGCAGG CCTGCACGGGACACGGCGGCTGCGTCAAGATCTGCTGA
- the JOSD2 gene encoding josephin-2 isoform X2 produces the protein MALEDARAPQASLDLGGVLGDQELPDVGGGLPGFGSGVPGVPYHERQRRQLCALHALNNLLQRPWLSQAQADRICQRLAPNSRPNPHRSLLGLGNYDVNVVMAALGMLGLAAVWWDKRRPLERLCVPRVLGFLLNVPSRVTLGALALPLRRPHWLCVRPFGPAFYNLDSKLATPTRIGAEPQLREFLRSALAPAPSELLLVVTRDVEEAGTWLSPE, from the exons ATGGCCCTGGAGGACGCGCGGG CCCCCCAGGCCTCCCTGGATTTggggggggtcctgggggacCAGGAGCTCCCCGACGTGGGGGGGGGGCTGCCCGGATTTGGGTCTGGGGTCCCGGGGGTGCCGTACCACGAGCGGCAGCGCCGGCAGCTCTGCGCCCTGCACGCCCTCAACAACCTCCTGCAGCGGCCCTGGCTGAGCCAGGCCCAGGCCGACCGCATCTGCCAGCG GTTGGCCCCAAACTCGCGGCCCAACCCCCACCGGAGCCTGCTGGGATTGGGCAATTATGACGTCAACGTGGTGATGGCGGCGCTGGGCATGCTGGGATTGGCGGCCGTGTGGTGGGACAAGCGGCG CCCCCTGGAGCGGCTGTGCGTGCCCCGCGTGCTCGGCTTCCTGCTCAACGTCCCCTCGCGGGTGACGCTGGGCGCGCTGGCGCTGCCGCTGCGCCGCCCCCACTGGCTCTGCGTGCGCCCCTTCGGCCCCGCCTTCTACAACCTGGACTCCAAGCTGGCCACGCCCACCCGCATCGGGGCGGAGCCGCAGCTCag GGAGTTCCTGCGCTCGGCGCTGGCCCCGGCGCCCTCCGAGCTCCTGCTGGTGGTGACGCGGGACGTGGAGGAGGCGGGCACCTGGCTGAGTCCCGAGtga
- the JOSD2 gene encoding josephin-2 isoform X1, translated as MALEDARAPQASLDLGGVLGDQELPDVGGGLPGFGSGVPGVPYHERQRRQLCALHALNNLLQRPWLSQAQADRICQRPPRLAPNSRPNPHRSLLGLGNYDVNVVMAALGMLGLAAVWWDKRRPLERLCVPRVLGFLLNVPSRVTLGALALPLRRPHWLCVRPFGPAFYNLDSKLATPTRIGAEPQLREFLRSALAPAPSELLLVVTRDVEEAGTWLSPE; from the exons ATGGCCCTGGAGGACGCGCGGG CCCCCCAGGCCTCCCTGGATTTggggggggtcctgggggacCAGGAGCTCCCCGACGTGGGGGGGGGGCTGCCCGGATTTGGGTCTGGGGTCCCGGGGGTGCCGTACCACGAGCGGCAGCGCCGGCAGCTCTGCGCCCTGCACGCCCTCAACAACCTCCTGCAGCGGCCCTGGCTGAGCCAGGCCCAGGCCGACCGCATCTGCCAGCG CCCCCCCAGGTTGGCCCCAAACTCGCGGCCCAACCCCCACCGGAGCCTGCTGGGATTGGGCAATTATGACGTCAACGTGGTGATGGCGGCGCTGGGCATGCTGGGATTGGCGGCCGTGTGGTGGGACAAGCGGCG CCCCCTGGAGCGGCTGTGCGTGCCCCGCGTGCTCGGCTTCCTGCTCAACGTCCCCTCGCGGGTGACGCTGGGCGCGCTGGCGCTGCCGCTGCGCCGCCCCCACTGGCTCTGCGTGCGCCCCTTCGGCCCCGCCTTCTACAACCTGGACTCCAAGCTGGCCACGCCCACCCGCATCGGGGCGGAGCCGCAGCTCag GGAGTTCCTGCGCTCGGCGCTGGCCCCGGCGCCCTCCGAGCTCCTGCTGGTGGTGACGCGGGACGTGGAGGAGGCGGGCACCTGGCTGAGTCCCGAGtga
- the JOSD2 gene encoding josephin-2 isoform X3, translating to MALEDARAPQASLDLGGVLGDQELPDVGGGLPGFGSGVPGVPYHERQRRQLCALHALNNLLQRPWLSQAQADRICQRPLERLCVPRVLGFLLNVPSRVTLGALALPLRRPHWLCVRPFGPAFYNLDSKLATPTRIGAEPQLREFLRSALAPAPSELLLVVTRDVEEAGTWLSPE from the exons ATGGCCCTGGAGGACGCGCGGG CCCCCCAGGCCTCCCTGGATTTggggggggtcctgggggacCAGGAGCTCCCCGACGTGGGGGGGGGGCTGCCCGGATTTGGGTCTGGGGTCCCGGGGGTGCCGTACCACGAGCGGCAGCGCCGGCAGCTCTGCGCCCTGCACGCCCTCAACAACCTCCTGCAGCGGCCCTGGCTGAGCCAGGCCCAGGCCGACCGCATCTGCCAGCG CCCCCTGGAGCGGCTGTGCGTGCCCCGCGTGCTCGGCTTCCTGCTCAACGTCCCCTCGCGGGTGACGCTGGGCGCGCTGGCGCTGCCGCTGCGCCGCCCCCACTGGCTCTGCGTGCGCCCCTTCGGCCCCGCCTTCTACAACCTGGACTCCAAGCTGGCCACGCCCACCCGCATCGGGGCGGAGCCGCAGCTCag GGAGTTCCTGCGCTCGGCGCTGGCCCCGGCGCCCTCCGAGCTCCTGCTGGTGGTGACGCGGGACGTGGAGGAGGCGGGCACCTGGCTGAGTCCCGAGtga